From Micromonospora rhizosphaerae, the proteins below share one genomic window:
- a CDS encoding serine/threonine-protein kinase, translating to MVDREPGVAATTAGKTEVALNGRYQFEELLGRGGMGDVWRGRDLRLDRPVAIKVLSAAGLEEPMAAERFDREARAAARLTHPHIVAVYDFGTEEDSSYLVMELVAGRTVSALLADGPLPVEQAMSIAMQVCEGIAAAHAAGVVHRDVKPGNLIVTPSGTVKICDFGIARLSQTAGHNTLTGPATKLGTSSYMAPEQALGKPVDSRTDLYGLGCTLYAMLAGAPPFTGDPLSVLHQHVNDPPTPLRDRRPDVPGALDALVSELLAKDPAARPTDAREVRDRLAALMASPESAADTPVGPGVPPASAPPPADPEPAGAGSAGAPRSAPGAIVPVGGDPDAGGRPVRRRRRGLLLVAAGVLGVALVTLGTTALAPDSHPSIAQPTVAPAPAGTAAQPSPVTVPITVAAATPTLPTVSVSPTTSTSRAPSPRATSRTPSPTPPADPIVAMRLSIQLQVGTGQLNPDAAKDLHAKVDAIAKEIAEDDPQAAEEQIKKLREKLTELLRDGKLSAVGYLDLTAGVDRIAAELP from the coding sequence ATGGTCGACAGGGAGCCTGGGGTAGCGGCGACCACGGCTGGAAAAACCGAGGTCGCGCTGAATGGCCGCTACCAGTTCGAGGAACTGCTCGGCAGGGGCGGCATGGGCGATGTGTGGCGCGGCCGCGACCTGCGACTGGACCGGCCGGTGGCGATCAAGGTGCTCTCCGCGGCCGGCCTCGAGGAGCCGATGGCCGCCGAACGGTTCGACCGCGAGGCCCGTGCCGCGGCGCGACTGACCCACCCCCACATCGTCGCGGTGTACGACTTCGGCACCGAGGAGGACAGCTCCTATCTGGTGATGGAACTCGTGGCGGGACGGACCGTGTCGGCGCTGCTCGCCGACGGTCCGCTCCCCGTCGAGCAGGCCATGTCGATCGCCATGCAGGTGTGCGAGGGGATCGCCGCGGCGCACGCGGCCGGGGTGGTCCACCGGGACGTGAAGCCGGGGAATCTGATCGTCACCCCGTCCGGCACGGTGAAGATCTGCGACTTCGGCATCGCCCGCCTGTCGCAGACCGCTGGGCACAACACCCTCACCGGTCCGGCGACCAAGCTGGGCACCAGCTCCTACATGGCGCCGGAGCAGGCGCTCGGCAAGCCGGTCGACTCGCGCACCGACCTGTACGGCCTGGGCTGCACCCTCTACGCCATGCTGGCCGGCGCTCCGCCGTTCACCGGTGATCCGCTGAGCGTCCTGCACCAGCACGTCAACGACCCGCCCACCCCGCTGCGCGACCGCCGGCCGGACGTACCGGGCGCACTGGACGCCCTGGTGTCGGAGCTGCTGGCCAAGGACCCGGCGGCCCGTCCGACCGACGCCCGGGAGGTCCGCGATCGTCTCGCGGCGCTGATGGCCTCCCCCGAGTCGGCGGCCGACACGCCGGTCGGACCCGGCGTGCCGCCAGCCAGCGCGCCGCCTCCAGCCGACCCGGAGCCCGCCGGTGCCGGCTCGGCCGGCGCGCCTCGGAGCGCTCCAGGCGCCATCGTTCCGGTGGGCGGAGATCCCGACGCCGGAGGCCGGCCGGTGCGGCGACGTCGACGCGGCCTCCTGCTGGTGGCGGCCGGCGTCCTCGGCGTCGCGCTGGTCACGCTCGGCACCACCGCGCTCGCCCCGGACAGCCACCCCTCGATCGCGCAGCCCACCGTCGCACCCGCCCCCGCCGGCACGGCCGCACAGCCGAGCCCGGTGACCGTGCCGATCACGGTCGCGGCGGCCACCCCGACACTACCGACGGTCTCGGTCTCGCCCACCACCTCGACCAGCCGGGCGCCGAGCCCGCGAGCCACCTCGCGTACGCCCTCGCCAACCCCGCCGGCCGATCCCATCGTCGCGATGCGCCTGTCGATCCAGTTGCAGGTGGGGACCGGCCAGTTGAACCCGGATGCGGCCAAGGACCTGCACGCCAAGGTGGACGCGATCGCCAAGGAGATCGCCGAGGACGACCCGCAGGCGGCCGAGGAGCAGATCAAGAAGCTGCGCGAGAAGCTGACCGAACTGCTCCGGGACGGCAAGCTCAGCGCCGTCGGCTACCTGGACCTGACCGCCGGCGTCGACCGGATCGCGGCCGAGCTGCCGTGA
- a CDS encoding CBS domain-containing protein has product MPTAREIMTSDVTCVREQDDLKVAARRMAELGVGSLPICGDDNRLKGMLTDRDIVVKVLAVGRDPGSVTAGELAQGEAVTIGADDDAAEILRTMGKHKVRRLPVIDGHQLVGIVAVADVARSLPERPVGDLIEAISERG; this is encoded by the coding sequence ATGCCGACCGCACGCGAAATCATGACCAGTGACGTGACCTGTGTCCGGGAGCAGGATGACCTCAAGGTGGCGGCCCGGCGGATGGCCGAGCTCGGCGTCGGCTCGCTGCCGATCTGCGGCGACGACAACCGGCTCAAGGGCATGCTGACCGACCGCGACATCGTGGTGAAGGTGCTCGCCGTGGGCCGCGACCCGGGCAGCGTGACCGCGGGTGAGCTGGCCCAGGGTGAGGCGGTGACCATCGGCGCGGACGACGACGCGGCCGAGATCCTCCGGACCATGGGTAAGCACAAGGTACGCCGGCTGCCGGTGATCGACGGGCATCAGCTCGTCGGGATCGTCGCCGTCGCCGACGTGGCCCGCTCGCTGCCCGAGCGCCCGGTCGGCGACCTCATCGAGGCCATCTCCGAGCGGGGCTGA
- a CDS encoding cation-translocating P-type ATPase has protein sequence MTSLGRVAGRLRPPVGVPDTVAHAARSVAALLPDAARTAGAAVPRTVGQAARTAGAAVPAPVADTARGLGSAATRVARAAGLTSRRVWSRDGRHHIEVHGVCQDGGDRLARQVEQALERVPGVAWARVNAPSGRVVVAVEEPKPRLRNLIATVARTERVCPYEPDPEIPPPHPPEEGPRTPRTLGALASDALGLTISAATRILPFTPVPAEVAGFLAAIDLHPKLHALADRGVRADPRADLLFPLAQAVVQGLTGGWTGIVLDGTQRLVQWGEARAQLSAWTKAEPRLTGDPERAVARVPTAERPCPPPDGPAERYVQRALPVGAAAGAAAAPVVGPKRAAALALSSLPKAPGGGREGYAAQLGRMLAQRGVVAMDRSVLRRLDWIDTVVLDGAVLGSDRGVLADLAPLPGADTSQVAARAFALFDPDAPDRFHQADGWRLGPLDRIDADDPGDTPDSRRLRDAGGMLLGLAHGDTLAAVLRVEPEPAPGVDALPTAARQAGLRLVVAGDDDGRYGYADAVVPGGPQLTESVRGLQRNGAVVMLVSGERSALSIADCGLGVAGPEDLPPWGAHLLVGTDLRIPALLIEATGVARRMTQQNIRIAMAGTGLGALAALTADPRQLPGRTLSAVNGAAALAFGHGVWRARRLPDRTRSPVPTLSAWHLMPVETVLRQLNTGPAGLTDSEAARRRGAATGAAPGPHGLLRAFVDELSNPLTPVLTAGAVLSAAFGSLVDAALVGGVVGGSALIGAVHQRNTERSLAELLSRAAVTARVLRDGAERAVAAEELVPGDVVALGPGDAVPADCRVLTSDGLEADESSLTGESLPVGKTNEPVVATAVADRHSMLYDGTTVAAGRGTAVVVATGEETEAGRSLAMARQAPPPSGVEARLSRLTNAAVPLAAGSAVAVAGAGLLRGVPLAATAATAANLAVASVPEGLPFLVSAAQLAAARRLAEHGALVRNPRTIEALGRVDVLCFDKTGTLTVGQLRLAGVGDAAGARYAAPDRLDDRLRLTLATALRATPAAADPDELPQHTDRAVRRGAEAAGEVEQTGAPGWEPVGGLPFEPSRGYHATVGRTRDGLLLSVKGAPETVLPRCAAWRTGEGDEPLDEAGRAALHGMLAERARAGHRILAVAECTVGTPTVTDEEVRGLIFVGFLALADGVRESAAPAVRRIRQAGVHTIMITGDHPATAEAIAAVISPDDGGQRVVTATDLDRLDDDALGERLARTDVVARCTPAHKVRLIQALQKRGRTVAMTGDGSNDAPAIRLADVGIALGQRGTPAARAAADLVVTDDRLETIIATLVEGRAMWSSVRHALSILVGGNLGEIAFSVLTAGATGRSALTGRQLLLVNLLTDLAPALAIAVRPPAADGADHLLREGPDRSLGETMTREIGLRAASTTLGATAGWTLARWTGRRQRAGTVALASLVGTQLGQTVLAGGTSPTVLASTAASIGVLVAVVQTPGVSQFFGCTPLGPVGWSIAAGSALGATFANGALTRLVDRLPQRGVRPMTADGEGPSDR, from the coding sequence ATGACCTCGCTGGGTCGGGTCGCCGGCCGCCTCCGGCCGCCGGTCGGCGTGCCGGACACGGTCGCGCACGCGGCCCGGTCCGTCGCCGCGCTGCTGCCGGACGCCGCCCGGACCGCCGGCGCCGCCGTGCCGCGCACCGTCGGGCAGGCGGCCCGGACCGCCGGCGCCGCCGTACCGGCACCGGTCGCGGACACGGCCCGCGGCCTCGGCTCCGCCGCGACCCGGGTGGCCCGGGCCGCCGGGCTGACCAGCCGCCGGGTCTGGTCGCGGGACGGGCGGCACCACATCGAGGTGCACGGCGTCTGCCAGGACGGCGGGGACCGGTTGGCCCGGCAGGTCGAGCAGGCGCTGGAGCGGGTGCCCGGGGTGGCCTGGGCCCGGGTGAACGCCCCCTCCGGCCGGGTCGTGGTCGCGGTCGAGGAGCCGAAGCCCAGGCTGCGGAACCTGATCGCCACGGTGGCCCGGACCGAGCGGGTCTGCCCGTACGAACCGGACCCGGAGATCCCCCCGCCGCACCCGCCCGAGGAGGGGCCGCGCACGCCGCGCACCCTCGGCGCGCTGGCCTCCGACGCCCTCGGCCTGACCATCTCCGCCGCCACCCGGATCCTGCCGTTCACCCCGGTGCCCGCCGAGGTCGCCGGGTTTCTCGCCGCGATCGACCTGCACCCGAAGCTGCACGCCCTGGCCGACCGGGGCGTGCGCGCCGACCCGCGCGCCGACCTGCTCTTCCCGCTCGCCCAGGCGGTCGTGCAGGGCCTGACCGGGGGCTGGACCGGGATCGTGCTCGACGGCACGCAGCGGCTGGTGCAGTGGGGTGAGGCCCGCGCCCAACTCTCCGCCTGGACGAAGGCCGAGCCGAGGCTGACCGGCGACCCGGAGCGCGCCGTCGCCCGGGTGCCCACCGCCGAACGCCCGTGCCCGCCGCCGGACGGCCCGGCCGAGCGGTACGTGCAGCGGGCGCTCCCGGTCGGCGCGGCGGCGGGTGCCGCCGCGGCGCCGGTGGTCGGCCCGAAGCGGGCGGCCGCGCTGGCCCTCTCCTCGCTGCCGAAGGCGCCGGGGGGCGGCCGCGAGGGGTACGCCGCGCAGCTCGGCCGGATGCTGGCCCAGCGCGGGGTGGTCGCGATGGACCGTAGCGTGCTGCGGCGACTCGACTGGATCGACACGGTGGTGCTGGACGGGGCGGTCCTCGGCTCGGACCGGGGCGTGCTCGCGGACCTGGCGCCGCTGCCGGGCGCGGACACCAGCCAGGTCGCCGCCCGGGCGTTCGCGCTCTTCGACCCGGACGCCCCCGACCGGTTCCACCAGGCCGACGGCTGGCGACTCGGGCCGCTGGACCGGATCGACGCCGACGATCCCGGGGACACCCCGGACAGCCGCCGGCTCCGGGACGCCGGCGGCATGCTGCTCGGCTTGGCGCACGGCGACACCCTCGCCGCGGTACTGCGGGTGGAGCCGGAGCCCGCGCCCGGCGTCGACGCCCTACCGACCGCGGCCCGGCAGGCGGGACTGCGGCTGGTCGTGGCCGGCGACGACGACGGCCGGTACGGCTACGCCGACGCCGTCGTCCCCGGCGGCCCGCAGCTCACCGAGTCGGTACGCGGCCTGCAGCGCAACGGCGCGGTGGTGATGCTGGTCTCCGGCGAGCGCTCGGCGCTCAGCATCGCCGACTGCGGCCTGGGCGTGGCCGGTCCGGAGGACCTCCCCCCATGGGGCGCCCACCTGCTGGTCGGCACCGACCTGCGGATCCCGGCGCTGCTGATCGAGGCGACCGGCGTGGCCCGCCGGATGACCCAGCAGAACATCCGCATCGCCATGGCCGGCACCGGTCTCGGCGCGCTGGCCGCCCTCACCGCCGACCCGCGGCAGCTTCCGGGCCGGACCCTGAGCGCGGTGAACGGCGCCGCCGCGCTGGCCTTCGGGCACGGCGTGTGGCGCGCCCGCCGGCTGCCGGACCGGACCCGGTCGCCGGTGCCGACGCTCAGCGCCTGGCACCTGATGCCGGTGGAGACCGTCCTTCGCCAGCTCAACACCGGCCCGGCAGGACTCACCGACAGCGAGGCGGCCCGCCGGCGCGGCGCGGCCACCGGGGCGGCGCCCGGCCCGCACGGGCTGCTCCGCGCCTTCGTCGACGAGCTGTCCAACCCGCTCACCCCGGTGCTCACCGCCGGGGCGGTGCTCTCCGCCGCGTTCGGCTCGCTGGTCGACGCCGCCCTCGTCGGCGGCGTGGTGGGCGGGTCGGCGCTGATCGGCGCGGTGCACCAGCGCAACACCGAGCGCTCGCTGGCGGAGCTGTTGTCCCGCGCGGCGGTGACCGCGCGGGTGCTCCGGGACGGCGCCGAGCGGGCGGTCGCGGCGGAGGAACTGGTGCCGGGGGACGTGGTCGCCCTCGGGCCCGGCGACGCCGTCCCGGCCGACTGCCGGGTGCTGACCTCGGACGGGCTGGAGGCCGACGAGTCGTCGCTGACCGGGGAGTCCCTGCCGGTGGGCAAGACGAACGAGCCGGTGGTGGCCACCGCCGTCGCGGACCGCCACTCCATGCTGTACGACGGGACGACCGTGGCCGCCGGACGCGGCACCGCCGTGGTGGTGGCGACCGGCGAGGAGACCGAGGCCGGCCGGAGCCTCGCCATGGCCCGCCAGGCGCCCCCGCCCAGCGGGGTGGAGGCCCGGCTGAGCCGGCTGACCAACGCGGCCGTACCGCTGGCGGCCGGATCGGCGGTCGCGGTGGCCGGGGCCGGGCTGCTCCGGGGCGTACCCCTGGCGGCGACGGCCGCGACCGCCGCGAACCTGGCCGTCGCGTCGGTGCCGGAGGGGTTGCCGTTCCTGGTCAGCGCGGCGCAACTGGCCGCCGCCCGCCGGCTGGCCGAGCACGGCGCCCTGGTCCGCAACCCACGGACGATCGAGGCGCTCGGTCGGGTGGACGTGCTCTGCTTCGACAAGACCGGCACCCTGACCGTGGGGCAGCTGCGGCTGGCCGGGGTGGGCGACGCCGCCGGCGCCCGGTACGCCGCGCCGGACCGGCTCGACGACAGGTTGCGGCTGACCCTGGCCACCGCACTGCGGGCCACCCCGGCGGCGGCCGACCCGGACGAGCTGCCCCAGCACACCGACCGGGCGGTCCGGCGGGGCGCGGAAGCGGCGGGGGAGGTGGAGCAGACCGGCGCGCCGGGCTGGGAGCCGGTGGGTGGGCTACCGTTCGAGCCCTCCCGCGGCTACCACGCCACCGTCGGGCGGACCCGGGACGGGCTGCTGCTCAGCGTGAAGGGAGCGCCGGAGACGGTGCTGCCCCGGTGCGCGGCCTGGCGCACCGGCGAGGGCGACGAGCCGCTGGACGAGGCGGGTCGGGCCGCGCTGCACGGGATGCTCGCCGAGCGGGCTCGGGCCGGGCACCGGATCCTCGCCGTCGCGGAGTGCACAGTGGGCACGCCGACGGTGACCGACGAGGAGGTCCGGGGGCTGATCTTCGTCGGCTTCCTGGCGCTCGCCGACGGGGTACGGGAGAGCGCCGCGCCGGCCGTCCGGCGGATCCGACAGGCCGGCGTGCACACCATCATGATCACCGGTGACCACCCGGCCACCGCCGAGGCGATCGCGGCGGTCATCAGCCCGGACGACGGTGGCCAACGGGTGGTCACCGCGACCGACCTCGACCGGCTCGACGACGACGCCCTGGGCGAGCGGCTGGCCCGGACCGACGTGGTCGCCCGCTGCACCCCGGCCCACAAGGTGCGCCTCATCCAGGCGTTGCAGAAGCGCGGCCGGACGGTGGCGATGACCGGGGACGGCTCCAACGACGCGCCGGCGATCCGGCTGGCCGACGTGGGCATCGCCCTCGGCCAGCGCGGCACCCCGGCCGCCCGCGCCGCCGCCGACCTGGTGGTCACCGACGACCGGCTGGAGACCATCATCGCCACCCTGGTCGAGGGGCGCGCGATGTGGTCGTCGGTACGCCACGCGCTGAGCATCCTGGTCGGCGGCAACCTGGGCGAGATCGCGTTCAGCGTGCTTACCGCCGGGGCCACCGGCCGCTCCGCGCTGACCGGGCGGCAGTTGCTCCTGGTCAACCTGCTCACCGACCTGGCGCCGGCGCTGGCCATCGCGGTCCGGCCGCCCGCTGCGGACGGGGCCGACCACTTGCTCCGAGAGGGGCCGGACAGGTCACTCGGCGAGACCATGACCCGCGAGATCGGGTTGCGGGCCGCCTCCACCACGCTGGGCGCGACCGCCGGTTGGACGCTGGCCCGGTGGACCGGGCGACGTCAACGGGCCGGCACGGTCGCGCTCGCCTCCCTGGTCGGCACGCAGCTGGGACAGACCGTGCTGGCCGGTGGGACCAGCCCCACCGTGCTCGCCTCCACCGCCGCCTCGATCGGCGTGCTGGTCGCCGTGGTCCAGACGCCGGGCGTCAGCCAGTTCTTCGGCTGCACCCCGCTCGGCCCGGTGGGCTGGAGCATCGCCGCCGGCTCGGCACTCGGCGCCACCTTCGCCAACGGCGCGCTGACCCGCCTGGTCGACCGCCTTCCGCAGCGCGGGGTCCGGCCCATGACCGCCGACGGCGAGGGGCCGTCGGACCGCTGA
- a CDS encoding MFS transporter, protein MGAPHAGPAVTATAAPAASPEHLYAPRLRAMTVGSVALVSLLAFEALAVGTAMPTVARSLDGLALYALAFGGPFASGVVAMVVSGIWCDARGPRAAMWHGVAWFVVGLLVAGGAPAMGVLVVGRVVQGFGSGLLSVALYVIVGQAYPEELRRRVFAAFAAAWVVPSLVGPALAGLIVEHVGWRWVFLAVPAVAVPAVLLIQPGLRALGASAPVRPPAGALRRIGWACGAGASAALLHYGGQQRGALAAGLVAVALLGLLCCAPRLLPAGFLRARRGLSTVIGLRGLASAAFAGAEVVIPLMLSRERGFSPTAAGLVLTVGAVSWSAGSWLQGRIPAPRSSATLPRAGLTCVAAGTAAVALTVLPAVPVPLAVLGWATAGLGMGLLYPSLSVLTLALSAPGEQGRNSSSLQLGDSLFAATVLAVTGAVLAAGSAPGPTAYAATLALAAGCGLLGVLLAGRVVVPAATA, encoded by the coding sequence GTGGGTGCTCCGCACGCCGGGCCGGCGGTGACCGCCACCGCCGCTCCGGCCGCCTCGCCCGAGCACCTGTACGCCCCGCGCCTGCGGGCGATGACGGTGGGCAGCGTCGCCCTGGTCTCCCTGCTGGCGTTCGAGGCGCTGGCGGTCGGCACCGCCATGCCCACGGTCGCCCGGAGTCTGGACGGGTTGGCGCTGTACGCGCTCGCCTTCGGCGGCCCGTTCGCCTCGGGCGTGGTCGCGATGGTGGTCTCCGGCATCTGGTGCGACGCCCGGGGACCCCGGGCGGCGATGTGGCACGGGGTGGCCTGGTTCGTGGTGGGGCTGCTCGTCGCCGGGGGCGCCCCGGCGATGGGGGTGCTGGTGGTCGGCCGGGTGGTGCAGGGCTTCGGTTCCGGTCTGCTCTCGGTCGCGCTCTACGTGATCGTCGGTCAGGCGTACCCGGAGGAGTTGCGGCGGCGGGTGTTCGCCGCCTTCGCGGCCGCCTGGGTCGTACCGTCGCTGGTCGGGCCGGCGCTGGCCGGGCTGATCGTCGAGCACGTCGGCTGGCGGTGGGTCTTCCTGGCGGTCCCGGCGGTCGCGGTGCCGGCGGTGCTGCTGATCCAGCCCGGTCTGCGGGCGCTCGGCGCGTCGGCGCCGGTCCGCCCGCCGGCCGGCGCGCTGCGCCGGATCGGCTGGGCCTGCGGGGCGGGGGCGAGCGCCGCACTGCTGCACTACGGGGGGCAGCAGCGCGGCGCGCTCGCCGCCGGACTGGTGGCCGTGGCGCTGCTCGGGCTGCTCTGCTGCGCACCGCGCCTGCTGCCGGCCGGTTTCCTGCGGGCCCGGCGGGGGCTGTCCACCGTCATCGGGCTGCGCGGTCTGGCCTCGGCGGCGTTCGCCGGAGCGGAGGTGGTCATCCCGCTGATGCTCTCCCGGGAGCGCGGGTTCTCCCCGACCGCGGCCGGACTGGTGCTCACCGTTGGCGCGGTCTCCTGGTCGGCGGGCTCCTGGTTGCAGGGGCGGATTCCCGCCCCGAGGTCGTCGGCGACCCTGCCCCGGGCCGGGCTGACCTGCGTCGCCGCCGGTACGGCCGCGGTGGCGCTGACGGTCCTGCCGGCCGTGCCGGTGCCGCTCGCGGTGCTCGGCTGGGCCACGGCCGGGCTCGGCATGGGGCTGCTCTACCCGTCCCTGTCGGTGCTCACCCTGGCCCTGTCCGCTCCCGGTGAGCAGGGCCGGAACAGCTCCTCGCTGCAACTGGGCGACTCGTTGTTCGCCGCCACCGTACTGGCGGTGACCGGTGCCGTGCTCGCCGCCGGTTCCGCCCCCGGGCCGACCGCCTACGCGGCGACGCTGGCGCTGGCCGCCGGCTGCGGGCTGCTCGGCGTGCTGCTCGCCGGCCGGGTGGTGGTGCCGGCCGCGACCGCCTGA